The sequence GCCATCTCACCGTCTACATGACGACGCAGGCCCCGCACGCGATCCGCACCGTGCTCGCGCTCGTGGCCGGACATGTCGGGCTCTCCGAGGAGAAGATCCGCGTCGTGTCGCCCGACATCGGGGGCGGCTTCGGCGGCAAGGTGCCGGTCTATCCCGGCTACGTGGTCGCGATCGCGGCCTCCGTCGTGCTGGGCAAGCCGGTCAAGTGGATCGAGGACCGGATGGAGAACCTCCAGGCCGACTCGTTCGCGCGCGACTACCACATGGACGCCGAACTCGCGGCCGACGCCGACGGCAAGATCCGCGGACTCCGCATCAAGACGCTCGCCGACCACGGCTACTCCGACGCGCAGGCCGCGCCCTCCAAGTTCCCCGCCGGCCTCTTCTCCATCTGCACCGGCTCCTACGACATGGAGCAGGCGTACGCCGAGGTGGACGCGGTCTACACGAACAAGCCGCCGGGCGGCGTCGCCTACCGCTGCTCCTTCCGCGTGACCGAGGCCGTGCACTGCATGGAGCGCGTCGTGGACACGCTGGCGCACAAGATCGGGAAGGACCCGGCGCAACTGCGCGAGGAGAACTTCATCCCGAAGGAAGCCTTCCCCTACCAGTCGCCGCTGGGCTGGGAGTACGACAGCGGCGACTACCAGGCCGCGATGGACAAGGCGAAGGAGATGATCGGCTACGACGACCTGCGCCGCGAGCAGGCCGAGAAGCGCGCGCGCGGCGAGTTGATGGGGATCGGCGTGTGCAGCTTCACCGAGGTGCTCGGCGCGGGACCGTCCAAGGACTTCGACATCCTCGGCATCAAGATGTTCGACTCCGCCGAGGTGCGCGTGCACCCCACGGGCAAGGCGATCGCCCGCTTCGGCACCAAGTCGCAGGGCCAGGGCCACGAGACCACCTACGCGCAGATCATCGCCGAGGAACTCGGCCTCCCCGCCGCGCACGTCCAGGTCGAGGAGGGCGACACCGACACCGCCCCGTACGGCCTCGGCACGTACGCCAGCCGCTCCACCCCGACCGCCGGGGCCGCGGGAGCGATGGCCGCGCGCCAGATCCGCGCCAAGGCCGCGAAAATCGCCGCCCATCTGATGGAGGTGAGCGAGGAGGACCTCGAGTGGGAGCCCGGCAAGTTCTCCGTGAAGGGCGCCCCCGACCGGTCCGTCACGATCCAGGACTGCGCCTTCGCCGCCTACACGAACCTCCCGGAGGGGATGGAGCCGGGGATGGAGGCGACGAACTACTACGACCCGCCCAACCTCACCTTCCCCTTCGGCACGTACATCTGCGTGGTGGACATCGACCGCGGCACGGGCGAGGTGACGGTGCGCCGCTTCGTGGCCGTGGACGACTGCGGCAACATCATCAACCCCATGATCGTGCAGGGCCAGATCCACGGCGGCCTCACCCAGGGCATCGGCCCCGCCCTGTTCGAGGAGATCCCCTACGACGAGGACGGCAACAACCTCGCCGGCTCCTTCATGGACTACCTCGTCCCGACCTCCATGGAGACCCCGGCCTGGGAGACCGGCCACACGATCACCCCGTCACCCCACCACCCTCTCGGCGCCAAGGGCGTCGGCGAGTCCGCGACGGTGGGCGCACCTCCAGCCATCGCGAACGCCGTGGTGGACGCGCTCGCGCACCTGGGCGTGACGCACCTCGACATCCCGATCACTCCCGACAAGGTGTGGGAAGTGCTGAACGAGAAGGGGCTGGCGGAGTAAGGCAGTGGCTGAAGGGGACCGTCATGATTTGGGCGCTGACACCGCAGTTGCTCCGCGATGCCCGCCGGCACATCTTCTTGCGCCATGATTCGCGCGTCTGACATCCGACCTCTCCGCGCCCGCGGAGCGACCTGCGCCTGTAGCACCTGCGCTTGTATGTGTTCGTGTCTCCACGACGCGTGGATCCGGGTGTGTTGATGCGCTGAGCCCCAAGCTCAAAACGTCTCTTCGAGCCGCCCCGGTCCACCGACCCGGGCGGCTTTTTTTGTGCCCCGTGCAACCGGACTCAACCCGAGAGAAACCCATGATTCGTCCCGCTTTGCCGCAGATACATGTGCTGTACGAAAACCCGGCCTGGATTCCGCCCCTTCAGGAGGCGCTCGCGAGTGAAGGCTTCCGCGTCCGCCTCGTACACGTGAACGAGGGGCTCGTCGACCCATCGGCGCCGCCTCCCGAGGGCATCTGGATCAACCGCATCAGCCCCTCATCGCACACGCGCGGCCACGTCCACACAGTGGAACTCGCCCGCCAGCTCCTGTACTGGCTGGAGGCGCACGACCGCCGGGTGATCAACGGGCTCGGCGCCTTCGAGTTGGAGATGAGCAAGCTCCGGCAGGATCTCGTCCTCCGCCGGCACGGGATCCGTACGCCCCGCACCGTGCTGGCCGTGGGGAGGCAGTACCTGCTCGAAGCCGCCGCCACCTTCGACGGCCCGTTCATCACGAAGCACGACCAGGGCGGCAAGGGGCTGGGGATCCGGCTCTTCCGCGACGCGCGGGAACTCGAGGGGCATCTCGACGGCGACGGCTTCGATGCCGGGCCCGGCGCCCGGATGATCCTCCAGCAGTACATCGACGCCCCGGAGCCGTTCATCACGCGAGTGGAGATCGTCGGCGGCCGCTTCCTGT comes from Candidatus Palauibacter australiensis and encodes:
- a CDS encoding aerobic carbon-monoxide dehydrogenase large subunit; its protein translation is MAPKTSADICGMGHSMKRKEDPRFLQGKGNYIDDIVLPGMLWLDIVRSPIAYGKIKGIDSSKALEVPGVLAVLTGKDLEAYNLHWMPTLMSDTQMVLPTDTVMYQAQEVAAVIATSRYAAADGVAAVEVDYEPMKPVIDPFKALEDDAPVLRTDKEGQTDNRIWHWEAGDKEATDKVFEEADVVVRESMHVPRIHVASIETCGCVADFNPVEGHLTVYMTTQAPHAIRTVLALVAGHVGLSEEKIRVVSPDIGGGFGGKVPVYPGYVVAIAASVVLGKPVKWIEDRMENLQADSFARDYHMDAELAADADGKIRGLRIKTLADHGYSDAQAAPSKFPAGLFSICTGSYDMEQAYAEVDAVYTNKPPGGVAYRCSFRVTEAVHCMERVVDTLAHKIGKDPAQLREENFIPKEAFPYQSPLGWEYDSGDYQAAMDKAKEMIGYDDLRREQAEKRARGELMGIGVCSFTEVLGAGPSKDFDILGIKMFDSAEVRVHPTGKAIARFGTKSQGQGHETTYAQIIAEELGLPAAHVQVEEGDTDTAPYGLGTYASRSTPTAGAAGAMAARQIRAKAAKIAAHLMEVSEEDLEWEPGKFSVKGAPDRSVTIQDCAFAAYTNLPEGMEPGMEATNYYDPPNLTFPFGTYICVVDIDRGTGEVTVRRFVAVDDCGNIINPMIVQGQIHGGLTQGIGPALFEEIPYDEDGNNLAGSFMDYLVPTSMETPAWETGHTITPSPHHPLGAKGVGESATVGAPPAIANAVVDALAHLGVTHLDIPITPDKVWEVLNEKGLAE
- a CDS encoding alpha-L-glutamate ligase; the encoded protein is MIRPALPQIHVLYENPAWIPPLQEALASEGFRVRLVHVNEGLVDPSAPPPEGIWINRISPSSHTRGHVHTVELARQLLYWLEAHDRRVINGLGAFELEMSKLRQDLVLRRHGIRTPRTVLAVGRQYLLEAAATFDGPFITKHDQGGKGLGIRLFRDARELEGHLDGDGFDAGPGARMILQQYIDAPEPFITRVEIVGGRFLFAMRSSTADGFELCPSDACNPMPAERDVPSGANEEAALEVCPAGPGLFSPSPVAEDDPLVQRARGSANHGRESRK